Proteins encoded within one genomic window of Amorphoplanes friuliensis DSM 7358:
- a CDS encoding antibiotic biosynthesis monooxygenase, whose protein sequence is MQLTRDFPDPARKGVVLSSEYRQEKVEEILEPWTSAPWPAGLLSYSIYQDADGDLIRDYSQWTDEEALDNSGRAGDRYHLYRGSRSEDGRVPGAMVAVRVDTDSAELARTWVDAVFEALERDRNLPAGGIGAFFHISTDGRQVLNYAEWETAEDHRRALAANSGSVSAGPLWDRVRTMPGVRQVSVIRYVLHATLAP, encoded by the coding sequence ATGCAGCTCACCAGAGACTTTCCCGATCCTGCGCGCAAAGGCGTGGTGCTTTCCAGCGAGTACAGGCAGGAGAAGGTCGAAGAGATCCTCGAGCCCTGGACGAGCGCTCCCTGGCCGGCCGGGCTGCTCTCGTACTCGATCTACCAGGACGCGGACGGTGACCTCATCCGCGACTACTCACAGTGGACCGACGAGGAGGCACTGGACAATTCAGGGCGGGCCGGCGACAGATATCACCTCTACCGCGGCAGTAGATCCGAGGACGGGCGGGTGCCGGGGGCCATGGTTGCCGTCCGTGTCGACACCGACAGTGCGGAGCTCGCCCGTACCTGGGTGGATGCGGTTTTTGAGGCTCTGGAACGGGATCGGAACCTGCCGGCCGGTGGGATCGGGGCCTTTTTCCACATCAGCACCGACGGCCGGCAGGTCCTGAACTACGCCGAGTGGGAGACCGCCGAGGATCACCGCCGGGCTCTCGCGGCGAACAGCGGGTCGGTCTCGGCCGGCCCGCTGTGGGACCGGGTCCGGACCATGCCGGGGGTGCGCCAGGTCAGCGTCATCCGCTACGTCCTGCACGCCACGTTGGCCCCCTAG
- a CDS encoding PadR family transcriptional regulator → MREATYFILAALQDEPRHGYAIIKQASVLSQGRVKPATGTLYTALDRLTEEGFIHVANEEVVNGRARRYYALTPTGRTALQVEAAHLAEAARVVIGRPRPAAGLA, encoded by the coding sequence ATGCGAGAGGCAACGTACTTCATCCTCGCGGCACTGCAGGACGAGCCGCGGCACGGCTACGCGATCATCAAACAGGCCTCGGTCCTGTCACAGGGCCGGGTCAAGCCGGCCACGGGAACCCTCTACACCGCCCTGGACCGGCTGACCGAAGAAGGCTTCATCCACGTCGCCAACGAAGAAGTCGTGAACGGCCGCGCCCGCCGCTATTACGCCCTCACCCCGACAGGCCGCACGGCCCTGCAGGTTGAAGCCGCCCACCTGGCCGAAGCAGCCCGCGTGGTCATCGGCCGCCCCCGCCCCGCGGCAGGCCTCGCATGA
- the soxR gene encoding redox-sensitive transcriptional activator SoxR has protein sequence MELSVGELAARSGVAVSALHFFERQGLIASTRTAGNQRRYRRDTLRRVAFIRIAQRVGIPLKEVGAILALLPDNRTPTREDWARVSECWQAELDRRMRHLEQLRNDFTGCVGCGCMSIDRCPLINPNDKLGREGPGPRRLLA, from the coding sequence ATGGAGTTGTCCGTCGGCGAACTGGCCGCCCGCAGCGGCGTCGCCGTGTCAGCGCTGCACTTCTTCGAACGCCAGGGCCTCATCGCGAGCACCCGGACCGCCGGCAATCAGCGCCGCTACCGCCGCGACACACTGCGCCGAGTGGCGTTCATCCGCATCGCCCAGCGTGTGGGCATCCCCCTGAAGGAAGTCGGCGCGATCCTCGCCCTGCTCCCCGACAACCGCACACCGACCCGCGAGGACTGGGCGCGGGTGTCGGAATGCTGGCAGGCCGAACTCGACCGCCGCATGCGCCACCTCGAACAACTCCGCAACGACTTCACCGGCTGCGTGGGCTGCGGCTGCATGTCGATCGACCGCTGCCCCCTGATCAACCCGAACGACAAACTCGGCCGCGAAGGACCGGGCCCGCGCCGCCTGCTCGCATAA
- a CDS encoding NADPH-dependent FMN reductase: MAVIVASTREGRFGPTVAAWFAGEARGRSDLEVDVVDLADEETVTGRLGLADAFAVVTPEYNHSYPAPLKAVIDAHHSEWHAKPVGFVSYGGLSGGLRAVEHLRPVFAELHAVTVRDTVSFHGGRYCFGSDGLPTDPSECGAAAGRLLDRLAWWGTTLREARETRPYVTA, translated from the coding sequence ATGGCCGTCATCGTTGCCAGTACCCGGGAGGGACGGTTTGGGCCGACTGTTGCTGCCTGGTTCGCCGGTGAGGCGCGTGGTCGAAGCGACCTGGAAGTCGACGTTGTCGACCTGGCCGACGAGGAGACCGTCACCGGACGACTCGGGCTCGCCGACGCCTTTGCGGTCGTGACGCCGGAGTACAACCACAGTTACCCCGCGCCGCTCAAGGCTGTGATCGACGCCCATCACAGCGAATGGCATGCCAAACCGGTCGGCTTCGTCTCGTACGGCGGCTTGTCCGGTGGGCTGCGCGCGGTCGAACATCTGCGGCCGGTTTTTGCCGAGCTGCATGCGGTCACCGTGCGCGACACCGTCAGTTTTCACGGCGGGCGGTACTGCTTCGGATCCGACGGGCTGCCCACGGATCCGTCCGAGTGCGGTGCCGCCGCGGGCCGTCTGCTCGACCGGCTGGCCTGGTGGGGAACGACCCTGCGCGAAGCCCGCGAGACCCGCCCCTACGTCACCGCCTGA
- a CDS encoding acyl-CoA dehydrogenase family protein, with amino-acid sequence MPLSLLDDVRKLTPEIRALAPQIERDREVPPHLIGRLTDLGVFRLAAPRAAGGLEAGPSDLVDVCEELGAADGSVGWCAMIGAATGMALGRLPQDTAADLLTDPRFLIAGVAAPMGRAVPVDGGFRVTGRWPFASACRHATWLVGGVIVAPGDVRLAVMAAGELTIHDTWDVAGLRGTGSHDIEAVDVFVPGDRIFSLAAAPVQGGALYTFPPLGLLALGIGAVALGIARAAINDFAELARSKRNPVTGEAIAAKPSVRTAVAEAEALRGAGWAYLKGEVATTGTDPDRRARLRLAVLTATRNAAQAVDLVYRAAGGSAVYAASPLQRHFRDVHVATQHAMVGTDVLETAGAVLLGESVSTARL; translated from the coding sequence ATGCCGCTCTCGCTGCTCGACGATGTCCGTAAGCTCACTCCCGAGATCCGGGCACTGGCCCCGCAGATCGAACGCGACCGGGAAGTTCCTCCGCACCTGATCGGACGGCTCACCGACCTGGGGGTCTTCCGGCTGGCCGCACCCCGGGCCGCCGGCGGGCTCGAGGCCGGCCCGTCCGACCTCGTCGACGTCTGCGAGGAGCTGGGCGCCGCGGACGGTTCGGTGGGCTGGTGCGCGATGATCGGCGCCGCGACCGGGATGGCGCTGGGCCGCCTGCCGCAGGACACCGCCGCTGACCTGCTGACCGACCCACGCTTCCTGATCGCCGGTGTCGCCGCCCCGATGGGCCGGGCCGTACCCGTGGACGGCGGATTCCGGGTCACCGGCCGCTGGCCCTTCGCGAGTGCCTGCCGCCACGCGACCTGGCTGGTCGGCGGGGTGATCGTCGCCCCCGGCGACGTCCGGCTGGCTGTCATGGCAGCGGGCGAGCTCACCATTCACGACACGTGGGACGTCGCCGGATTGCGGGGCACCGGCAGCCACGACATCGAGGCGGTCGACGTGTTTGTCCCCGGCGACCGGATCTTCTCGCTGGCGGCGGCACCCGTGCAGGGCGGGGCGCTCTACACGTTTCCGCCGTTGGGGTTGCTGGCGCTCGGGATCGGGGCGGTGGCGCTCGGGATCGCGCGCGCGGCGATCAACGACTTTGCCGAACTGGCCCGGAGCAAACGCAACCCGGTGACGGGTGAGGCGATCGCGGCGAAGCCTTCCGTACGCACAGCGGTCGCCGAAGCGGAGGCGTTGCGAGGGGCCGGCTGGGCGTACCTGAAAGGAGAGGTGGCGACCACCGGGACGGACCCGGACCGGCGGGCCCGGCTGCGACTGGCTGTCCTGACCGCGACCCGCAACGCGGCGCAAGCGGTCGACCTGGTCTATCGCGCGGCCGGCGGCAGTGCGGTTTATGCCGCGAGCCCGCTGCAACGCCACTTCCGGGACGTGCACGTGGCGACGCAGCACGCGATGGTCGGCACCGACGTGCTCGAGACGGCAGGGGCGGTGCTCCTCGGCGAATCCGTGAGCACCGCCCGCCTCTAG
- a CDS encoding DUF1996 domain-containing protein yields the protein MKPSIEVPAHRMLHEFQANCAVSRTNLPDDPIVFPKLPGASHSHTFMGNTTTNAATTTESLSAGDTKCLAEGDLSAYWMPTLYKGDGAINPVGAQTIYYKTGVNDYTSVRPFPTGLRFVVGNAKNTDPAAFLKATVEGFECGESYKNADFPASCPSTASTQLNIRYQAPSCWDGIHLDIPDHQSHMAYPTIKAHPIGAACPDDHPVAVPMLEFKMAWPVNGDMSKVRFASGAGYTFHYDFMNAWDPKTLEALVKACINTGRQCNARGYDEREPASTAVLNENYQLP from the coding sequence GTGAAGCCCTCGATCGAAGTGCCCGCGCACCGGATGTTGCATGAGTTCCAGGCGAACTGTGCGGTCAGCCGCACCAACCTGCCCGACGACCCGATCGTCTTCCCCAAGCTGCCCGGCGCCTCGCACTCCCACACGTTCATGGGCAACACCACCACGAACGCCGCGACAACCACCGAATCGCTCAGCGCCGGCGACACGAAGTGCCTGGCGGAGGGCGACCTGTCCGCGTACTGGATGCCGACCCTCTACAAGGGCGACGGGGCCATCAACCCGGTCGGCGCGCAGACGATCTACTACAAGACCGGCGTCAACGACTACACGTCCGTCCGGCCGTTCCCCACAGGCCTGCGCTTCGTCGTCGGCAACGCCAAGAACACCGACCCGGCCGCGTTCCTCAAAGCCACGGTCGAAGGCTTCGAATGCGGCGAAAGCTACAAGAACGCCGACTTCCCCGCATCCTGCCCGTCAACGGCCAGCACCCAGCTCAACATCCGATACCAGGCCCCGAGCTGCTGGGACGGCATCCACCTCGACATACCCGACCACCAGAGCCACATGGCGTACCCGACCATCAAAGCCCACCCGATCGGCGCCGCCTGCCCCGACGACCACCCGGTCGCCGTCCCGATGCTGGAGTTCAAAATGGCCTGGCCGGTCAACGGCGACATGTCGAAAGTCCGCTTCGCGAGCGGCGCCGGCTACACCTTCCACTACGACTTCATGAACGCCTGGGACCCCAAAACCCTCGAAGCTCTGGTCAAGGCCTGCATCAACACCGGCCGCCAATGCAACGCCCGCGGCTACGACGAACGCGAGCCGGCGTCCACAGCCGTCCTCAACGAGAACTACCAGCTCCCCTGA
- a CDS encoding PadR family transcriptional regulator, translating to MTEQPGRITAPLLDVLATFIAAGGNELHGWAIIKESKRGGPTVYKILERLTGMGWITARWEDLPTEPDPSEPNKPRRRYYKLTGEGATRAKALLAERRPATTRATLRPALEGGHL from the coding sequence ATGACCGAGCAGCCAGGGCGCATCACGGCGCCGCTTCTGGACGTCCTCGCGACGTTCATAGCCGCCGGCGGTAACGAGCTCCACGGTTGGGCCATCATCAAAGAGAGCAAGCGCGGCGGTCCTACCGTCTACAAAATTTTGGAGCGCTTGACCGGCATGGGCTGGATCACGGCTCGGTGGGAAGACCTCCCCACCGAGCCGGACCCATCGGAGCCGAACAAGCCGCGGCGTCGCTACTACAAGCTCACCGGCGAAGGCGCGACACGGGCCAAGGCCCTCCTCGCCGAACGCCGCCCGGCAACCACTCGAGCGACGCTCCGCCCGGCCCTCGAAGGAGGTCACCTGTGA
- a CDS encoding ATP-dependent nuclease: MIFGHVTVENYRSIEHSGDIKLGPITVLVGRNNSGKSSLIRAMYLLQQSAPFADSDIRHGSAVMHLVLQLVGKPRLNLASGEEVPHQYGDGKIALSMTNTGLSKFVAEDDDENTIGLSLASSAEPNNLIFPVLSGRRPHTLQQQVNRVNATTVGHQDSYVFSKIAELLANDLPESRRFRDICKRALGLNFGVINTSNNNQTLGVKITRYQEILIEAMGAGLAAALNLIASLSTATGQLFLIEEPENDLHPAALKVLLREIINSSDTNQFVISTHSNIVLSALGSIPDTSVVEVTSDDGAIPTSSYTAITDAESRLRVLRDLGYELSDFGLGQGWLIFEESTAELLIRNWFIPVFAPSLAILRTVAASGVSRIRPMFRDIQEMFLFAHLEKIYKGRVWVIADGDEAGREATDQLKKSYKTWDPSHFANWDKDNFEFYYPSDFAEDVSRVLAIGDGVKKKAAKGKLVEKVWAWIRADEARARTAFESSAAPVIDTLRAIEKQMHGLGSAWNLSEAVEKDSEQSQAPF, encoded by the coding sequence ATGATTTTCGGTCACGTTACTGTAGAGAACTATCGCTCGATCGAACATTCAGGCGACATTAAACTCGGGCCGATTACCGTGCTCGTGGGGCGAAACAACTCGGGCAAGTCCTCGCTTATACGGGCTATGTATTTGCTCCAGCAGTCTGCTCCGTTTGCGGATAGTGATATTAGGCATGGCAGTGCGGTTATGCACTTAGTTTTGCAGTTGGTCGGCAAGCCTCGACTCAATCTAGCTAGCGGCGAAGAAGTTCCGCACCAGTATGGAGACGGAAAAATCGCCCTTTCAATGACCAATACGGGGCTCTCAAAGTTTGTTGCGGAAGATGATGACGAGAACACGATTGGATTGTCGCTCGCTTCCAGCGCAGAGCCCAACAACCTCATCTTCCCGGTTTTGTCGGGACGCCGACCGCATACGTTGCAGCAGCAGGTAAATCGCGTCAACGCCACCACGGTCGGGCACCAGGACTCATATGTATTCTCAAAGATAGCGGAGCTTCTCGCCAATGACCTTCCAGAATCACGACGCTTTCGCGACATTTGCAAGCGCGCGCTTGGTCTCAACTTCGGCGTAATCAACACTAGTAACAACAACCAGACTCTCGGGGTGAAAATTACTCGATATCAAGAGATTCTGATTGAAGCAATGGGTGCAGGATTGGCCGCGGCGCTGAATCTGATTGCGAGCTTGAGCACGGCAACCGGGCAGCTGTTCCTAATCGAAGAACCTGAGAATGATCTGCACCCGGCTGCCTTAAAGGTACTTCTCCGTGAGATCATCAATTCCAGTGATACTAATCAATTCGTTATCAGCACGCATAGCAATATTGTCCTCTCGGCTCTAGGTTCTATCCCAGATACCTCTGTTGTTGAGGTGACGAGCGACGACGGAGCAATCCCGACGTCTTCGTATACTGCGATCACTGACGCCGAATCCCGATTGCGCGTCTTGCGTGATCTTGGCTATGAACTATCTGACTTCGGACTAGGGCAGGGCTGGCTAATTTTCGAAGAATCTACCGCCGAGCTTTTGATTCGAAACTGGTTCATTCCGGTATTTGCTCCGTCCCTGGCAATCCTCCGTACGGTTGCCGCCTCCGGCGTGTCGCGAATTAGGCCGATGTTCCGCGATATCCAGGAAATGTTTCTTTTTGCCCACCTGGAGAAGATTTACAAGGGGCGTGTCTGGGTGATAGCGGACGGAGACGAGGCAGGCCGCGAAGCGACTGACCAACTCAAGAAGTCGTATAAGACATGGGATCCTAGTCACTTTGCCAATTGGGACAAGGACAACTTTGAGTTTTACTACCCATCCGACTTCGCCGAAGATGTGTCTCGGGTACTTGCGATAGGTGATGGGGTGAAGAAAAAGGCGGCGAAGGGCAAGCTCGTTGAGAAGGTTTGGGCATGGATACGTGCGGACGAAGCCAGAGCCCGGACTGCGTTCGAGTCTTCGGCCGCACCGGTCATCGACACATTGAGAGCGATTGAGAAGCAGATGCATGGTCTTGGAAGCGCGTGGAATCTATCAGAGGCGGTGGAAAAGGATAGCGAGCAAAGCCAGGCTCCTTTTTGA